A part of Leptolyngbya sp. CCY15150 genomic DNA contains:
- the recQ gene encoding DNA helicase RecQ yields the protein MTLHSAIASTTPTFDSLEQALKHYFGYDRFRPGQRHIVETALRGQDLLVIMPTGGGKSLCYQLPALLKPGLMVVVSPLIALMQDQVETLNDNGIPATFLNSSLSNEHVQQRTAQLLRGEIKLLYVAPERLLNDRFLPFLDRLHDALGLVAIAIDEAHCVSEWGHDFRPEYRQLSQIRQRYPTVPLLALTATATQRVQQDIVVQLALRQPDVYVASFNRPNLYYEVRPKERNAYADLLREIRSHRHGSCIVYCFSRKLVDETADRLQQDGIVALPYHAGLSDRVRTENQTRFIRDDVQVMVATVAFGMGIDKPDVRLVVHYNLPRNLEGYYQEAGRAGRDGEPSRCLLFFNTGDVSKINYLIDQKPDEAEQMIARQQLRQVLDYAEGLECRRTIQLRYFGEDFSGNCQQCDNCLNPKPIEDRTVDAQKFLSCVARCKERFGMNYIIEVLRGSRSSKIQQRGHHKLSTYGIGSDRSAEDWKHLGRSLLHQGLLDETSDGYSVLRLNARSWEVMRGQRPVQMVATRSQRSSVADDSQAASTRELLMDLLRSLRKTIANEQSVPPYVIFADSSLRLMVQSRPTTLEEFASISGVGSHKLTQYGPRFTETIRQFCQEHGLLAQTVTPVVDEPTSKPPLSARRRQILNLHQQGIAPAQIALECDLRLGTIYDNLATLLEWGEVIDVDQLVDPERQQAILGAIAQVGDDALRTIRDQVGEDYDFNEIRIMRSVWRMQQLS from the coding sequence ATGACTCTGCATTCAGCCATCGCATCGACAACCCCAACGTTTGACTCCCTGGAGCAGGCTCTTAAGCATTACTTTGGCTACGATCGCTTCCGGCCAGGCCAGCGACATATTGTCGAAACAGCCCTGCGGGGACAAGATCTGCTGGTGATTATGCCTACCGGGGGCGGGAAGTCGTTGTGCTATCAGTTGCCGGCCCTGCTCAAGCCGGGGCTGATGGTGGTGGTATCGCCGTTGATTGCGCTGATGCAGGATCAGGTGGAAACCCTAAACGATAACGGCATTCCAGCGACGTTCCTCAACAGCAGTCTGTCTAATGAGCACGTCCAGCAGCGCACGGCCCAGCTCCTCCGAGGCGAGATTAAGTTGCTCTACGTGGCTCCAGAGCGGTTGCTGAACGATCGCTTCCTGCCGTTTCTCGATCGCCTCCATGATGCCTTGGGGCTGGTGGCGATCGCCATTGATGAGGCCCACTGCGTTTCGGAATGGGGGCATGACTTTCGCCCAGAATATCGACAGCTCAGCCAGATCCGGCAGCGCTACCCCACGGTGCCATTGCTCGCCCTCACCGCCACCGCCACTCAGCGCGTACAGCAAGATATTGTGGTGCAGCTTGCCCTGCGCCAGCCAGATGTTTACGTCGCCAGCTTCAACCGACCCAACCTGTACTACGAAGTGCGTCCCAAGGAGCGCAACGCCTATGCCGATCTGCTGCGGGAAATCCGCAGTCATCGCCATGGTTCCTGCATTGTCTATTGCTTCAGCCGCAAGCTGGTGGACGAAACCGCCGATCGCCTCCAGCAAGACGGCATTGTCGCCCTGCCCTACCACGCAGGCTTAAGCGATCGCGTGCGGACGGAAAATCAAACCCGATTCATCCGGGATGATGTGCAGGTGATGGTGGCCACGGTGGCCTTCGGCATGGGTATTGATAAGCCCGATGTGCGCCTGGTGGTGCATTACAATCTGCCTCGGAACCTAGAAGGCTACTACCAAGAAGCGGGGCGAGCCGGGCGCGATGGGGAGCCCTCCCGCTGTTTACTGTTTTTCAACACCGGTGATGTCAGCAAGATTAACTATTTAATTGACCAAAAACCTGACGAAGCCGAGCAGATGATCGCCCGGCAGCAGCTCCGTCAGGTATTGGACTATGCTGAGGGATTGGAATGTCGGCGGACGATTCAACTGCGCTACTTTGGGGAAGATTTTAGCGGCAACTGCCAGCAGTGTGACAACTGCCTGAATCCTAAGCCCATTGAAGATCGCACCGTTGATGCTCAGAAGTTCCTATCCTGCGTCGCCCGATGCAAAGAACGCTTTGGCATGAACTACATCATCGAGGTGTTGCGGGGCAGTCGATCGAGCAAGATCCAGCAGCGAGGGCATCACAAGTTGTCCACCTACGGCATCGGCAGCGATCGCTCTGCCGAGGACTGGAAACACCTAGGGCGATCGCTCTTACACCAGGGCCTGCTGGATGAAACCAGCGATGGCTATTCGGTATTGCGGCTGAATGCCCGCAGTTGGGAGGTGATGCGAGGGCAGCGACCGGTGCAGATGGTGGCCACGCGTTCTCAGCGCTCTAGCGTGGCCGACGATAGCCAAGCCGCATCCACCCGTGAACTGTTGATGGATCTGCTGCGATCGCTGCGGAAAACCATCGCCAATGAGCAATCGGTGCCGCCCTACGTGATTTTTGCCGACTCTAGTCTGCGGCTGATGGTGCAAAGCCGACCCACCACCTTGGAAGAATTTGCCTCGATTTCTGGAGTCGGCAGCCACAAACTCACCCAGTATGGGCCGCGCTTCACCGAGACTATTCGCCAATTTTGCCAAGAGCATGGCCTCCTAGCCCAGACGGTCACACCTGTAGTAGACGAACCGACCTCCAAACCGCCGCTCTCCGCCCGCCGTCGCCAAATCCTCAACCTGCATCAGCAGGGCATCGCTCCTGCCCAGATTGCTTTGGAATGTGACCTACGGTTGGGGACTATCTACGACAACCTAGCGACCTTGCTTGAATGGGGCGAAGTGATCGACGTGGATCAACTGGTAGATCCCGAGCGGCAGCAGGCTATTTTGGGGGCGATCGCTCAGGTAGGCGATGATGCTCTGCGGACGATTCGCGACCAGGTGGGAGAGGATTACGACTTCAACGAAATCCGGATCATGCGATCGGTGTGGCGGATGCAGCAGCTCTCGTGA
- the psb27 gene encoding photosystem II protein Psb27, translating to MKRILSRIFALLLVCTVAMGCAASPGGLSGDYRQDTLSLIDTLRTAIEMPEGTPEKAGAQSDARQMINDFSARYRRNGNYTRLSSFTTMQTALNALAGHYSSYPNRPVPAKLQDRLELEFKRVEAALRRGA from the coding sequence ATGAAAAGGATTTTATCTCGAATTTTTGCGCTATTGCTGGTCTGTACAGTAGCTATGGGCTGTGCCGCATCCCCCGGCGGTCTGAGCGGCGACTATCGCCAAGATACCCTCAGCCTAATTGACACCCTGCGAACCGCCATTGAAATGCCCGAAGGCACCCCTGAAAAGGCAGGAGCCCAATCTGACGCGCGGCAAATGATCAACGACTTCTCAGCGCGCTATCGCCGCAATGGTAACTACACCCGCCTCAGCTCCTTCACCACCATGCAAACGGCTCTCAACGCCCTAGCCGGTCACTACAGCTCCTACCCCAATCGCCCCGTTCCCGCCAAGCTCCAGGATCGCTTAGAGCTAGAGTTCAAGCGCGTGGAAGCGGCCCTACGGCGAGGCGCTTAG
- a CDS encoding SDR family oxidoreductase yields MTLLIVGATGTLGRQVTRRALDEGFQVRCLVRSARKASFLKEWGAELALGDLTFPDTLPAAFEGVTAVIDASTSRATDSVPIKAVDWDGKVALIQAAKAANVERFIFFSILGVEDHPDVPLMQIKHCTEQFLQESGVPYTVLRLCGFFQGLISQYAIPILEKQAVWVMGNTSPIAYMDTQDIARFAVRALQVPETENRVFPVVGNRAWSAYEIIRVCERMSGQEAKVTRMPISLLRSIRRVALFFEWTWNVADRLAFTEVIASGKPLDASMDETYEVFGLDRSETGTLEDYLKEYFSRIMKKLKELEYEREKRMKKKRTPFKTPKS; encoded by the coding sequence ATGACTTTACTGATTGTCGGTGCCACAGGTACGTTGGGAAGGCAGGTCACCCGTCGCGCCCTAGATGAGGGATTTCAGGTTCGTTGCCTGGTTCGCAGCGCCCGCAAAGCATCGTTTCTCAAAGAATGGGGGGCTGAGCTAGCCCTAGGCGATCTCACCTTCCCTGACACCCTGCCCGCAGCCTTTGAAGGGGTGACGGCCGTGATTGATGCCTCCACCTCCCGCGCCACCGATTCGGTGCCCATCAAGGCGGTCGATTGGGACGGCAAGGTTGCGCTCATCCAGGCTGCCAAAGCCGCCAACGTCGAGCGGTTTATCTTCTTCTCCATTTTAGGGGTTGAAGATCATCCCGACGTGCCGCTGATGCAAATCAAGCATTGCACAGAACAGTTTTTGCAAGAGTCGGGCGTTCCCTACACCGTCCTACGGCTATGCGGCTTTTTCCAAGGCTTGATTAGCCAATACGCTATCCCCATCCTAGAAAAACAGGCGGTGTGGGTGATGGGGAACACCTCCCCCATTGCCTACATGGACACCCAGGATATTGCCCGGTTTGCGGTGCGCGCCCTGCAAGTCCCCGAAACGGAGAACCGCGTCTTTCCTGTGGTGGGCAACCGGGCCTGGAGCGCCTACGAAATTATTCGCGTCTGCGAGCGCATGTCGGGTCAAGAAGCCAAGGTCACCCGCATGCCCATTAGTCTGCTGAGAAGCATTCGACGGGTAGCCCTGTTCTTTGAATGGACGTGGAACGTCGCCGATCGCTTAGCGTTTACAGAAGTGATTGCCTCAGGTAAGCCCCTAGACGCCTCCATGGATGAAACCTACGAGGTCTTTGGGCTCGATCGCAGCGAAACCGGTACCTTAGAAGATTATCTCAAAGAATACTTCAGCCGCATTATGAAGAAGCTGAAGGAATTGGAGTATGAGCGTGAGAAGCGCATGAAAAAGAAGCGCACGCCTTTCAAAACCCCTAAGTCTTAA